One Desulfovibrio fairfieldensis genomic window carries:
- the pheS gene encoding phenylalanine--tRNA ligase subunit alpha produces the protein MDLITALEGLVPELERGLDQASSLEDLEGLRVDFLGRKGRLAQIMSRLPKLEPAERPAVGQAANSVKERCNALFEARKSALEAGREAVALARFDPSLPGRAPWRGSLHPTTLVMEEICGIFKGLGFDVASGPEVEIDHYNFESLNMPAEHPARDMQDTLYITEKVLMRTHTSPVQVRTMLSRKPPVAVVAPGKVYRRDSDLTHTPMFHQIEGLMVGHGISMAHLRGTLTAFVRAVFGGETKVRFRPSFFPFTEPSAEVDISCCMCGGKGHVDGEPCRVCKTTGWVEILGCGMVDPAVYAAVGYPEDVSGFAFGLGVERVAMLKYGIGDLRMFFENDVRFLGQFA, from the coding sequence ATGGACCTGATTACAGCATTGGAAGGCCTGGTACCGGAACTCGAGCGAGGGCTGGACCAGGCTTCTTCATTGGAAGACCTGGAAGGCTTGCGGGTGGATTTTCTGGGCCGCAAGGGGCGTCTCGCCCAGATCATGAGCCGGCTGCCCAAGCTCGAGCCCGCTGAGCGTCCGGCCGTGGGACAGGCCGCCAACAGCGTCAAGGAACGCTGCAACGCCCTGTTCGAGGCGCGCAAAAGTGCTTTGGAAGCCGGGCGCGAAGCCGTGGCCCTGGCGCGTTTCGATCCCTCCCTGCCGGGCCGCGCGCCCTGGCGCGGCTCCCTGCATCCCACCACGCTGGTCATGGAGGAGATCTGCGGCATTTTCAAGGGCCTCGGCTTTGACGTGGCCTCGGGCCCGGAAGTGGAAATCGACCACTACAATTTCGAGTCCCTGAACATGCCCGCCGAGCATCCGGCCCGGGACATGCAGGACACCCTCTACATCACCGAAAAGGTGCTCATGCGCACCCACACCTCGCCGGTGCAGGTGCGCACCATGCTTTCCCGCAAGCCGCCCGTGGCCGTGGTGGCCCCCGGCAAGGTCTACCGCCGCGACTCGGACCTGACCCATACCCCCATGTTTCACCAGATCGAGGGCTTGATGGTGGGGCACGGCATCAGCATGGCCCACCTGCGGGGCACTCTCACCGCCTTTGTGCGGGCCGTGTTCGGCGGGGAGACAAAGGTGCGCTTCCGCCCGAGCTTTTTCCCCTTCACCGAACCGTCGGCCGAGGTGGATATTTCCTGCTGCATGTGCGGCGGCAAGGGCCATGTGGACGGCGAACCCTGCCGCGTCTGCAAGACCACCGGCTGGGTGGAAATTCTGGGCTGCGGCATGGTGGACCCGGCGGTGTATGCCGCCGTGGGCTATCCCGAGGATGTGAGCGGTTTTGCCTTTGGTCTGGGCGTGGAGCGCGTTGCCATGCTCAAATACGGCATCGGGGATCTGCGCATGTTCTTCGAGAACGATGTGCGCTTCCTGGGGCAGTTCGCCTGA
- the rpmI gene encoding 50S ribosomal protein L35 gives MPKIKTRRAAAKRFQLTGSGKYKRRRQNLRHILTKKAPGRKMRLGQATLVDSTNEKAVRRMLPNG, from the coding sequence ATGCCCAAGATCAAAACCCGGCGCGCCGCGGCCAAGCGCTTTCAGCTTACCGGCAGCGGCAAGTATAAGCGCCGTCGTCAGAATCTGCGCCACATCCTGACCAAGAAGGCTCCCGGCCGCAAGATGCGCCTGGGTCAGGCCACCTTGGTGGACAGCACCAATGAAAAGGCTGTTCGTCGCATGCTGCCCAACGGCTAG
- the infC gene encoding translation initiation factor IF-3 — protein MRPRREMPQDGVRRNELIRAREVRVIGADGEQLGILQRNEAIALAKEGGMDLVEVASTSEPPVCRIMDYGKFKYEQQKKKAEAKKRQTVVQIKEIKVRPKTDDHDYETKLRHIRRFLEDGDRCKITVFFRGREIVHKDRGLNILERVVQDLADVAKVDQEPRAEGRTLQMLLVPKK, from the coding sequence ATGAGACCGCGGCGTGAAATGCCGCAGGACGGCGTGCGCCGTAACGAACTGATCCGCGCGCGCGAGGTGCGCGTTATCGGCGCGGACGGTGAACAACTGGGAATTTTGCAGCGCAACGAGGCCATTGCCCTGGCTAAAGAAGGGGGCATGGATCTGGTGGAAGTGGCTTCCACCTCTGAGCCGCCCGTCTGCCGGATCATGGATTACGGCAAGTTCAAGTACGAGCAGCAGAAGAAGAAAGCGGAAGCCAAAAAACGCCAGACCGTGGTGCAGATCAAGGAAATCAAGGTCCGGCCCAAGACCGACGACCATGACTACGAAACCAAGCTGCGTCACATCCGTCGTTTTCTGGAAGACGGCGACCGCTGCAAGATCACGGTATTTTTCCGCGGCCGCGAAATCGTGCACAAGGACCGCGGCCTGAACATACTGGAACGCGTTGTGCAAGATCTGGCGGACGTGGCCAAGGTGGACCAGGAGCCCCGCGCCGAAGGCCGCACCCTGCAGATGTTGCTGGTGCCCAAGAAATAA
- the rplT gene encoding 50S ribosomal protein L20, whose translation MRVKRGLASHRRHKKYLSAAKGFRGGRSRLYRTAREAVERSLQYAFIGRKNRKRDFRTLWILRINAGARLSGLSYSRFMHGLKLAGIELNRKVLADLAVYQKDDFAKVVELAKAALK comes from the coding sequence ATGCGTGTGAAGAGAGGTCTTGCCAGTCATCGTCGCCACAAAAAGTATCTGAGCGCCGCCAAAGGTTTTCGCGGGGGCCGCAGCCGCCTGTACCGCACCGCCCGCGAGGCGGTGGAGCGTTCGCTCCAGTATGCCTTTATCGGCCGCAAGAACCGCAAGCGTGATTTCCGCACGCTCTGGATTCTGCGCATCAACGCCGGTGCGCGTCTGAGCGGGCTTTCCTACAGCCGTTTCATGCACGGCCTGAAGCTGGCCGGCATTGAGCTGAACCGCAAGGTGCTCGCGGATCTGGCCGTCTATCAGAAGGACGATTTCGCCAAGGTGGTCGAGCTGGCCAAGGCTGCCCTGAAGTAA